CGACGTTTGGCAACGTGGCGGTCGGGCCGGGATTGTTTTCCGAGGACGGTGCCGCATTGGGCATGCCGTTGTTGACGACCACGCGGACGATCGCGTTGCGATCGACCGTCGTTCCCTGCGTTACGTTCTGCGAAGCGACGGTGTCGGGCGGCATGCCCGGGACCGCCTGTGACGTATCCAGTGTAATGCCGCGCTGATTTGCCAGCGCCTTCGCCGCCTCGACCGACATTCCGATGAAGTTAGGAATTACTACCGGGGGCGGCCCGTTCGAAACCATGAGCGTGACCCGACTTCCGTCGGGAACCTTCGTGCCGGGCTTAGGCGACTGGTCGATCACGTTGTCGCGAATCGTATTATCGAAGCGCCGCGCGATCGTGAGCGCGTAACCCTCTTGCTGCAGCGTCCGCTCCGCGTCGTTCATGCTGTAGCCGCGGACGTCCTCAAGTCCGCGTAGCGGCTTGCCATTGCTGACGACCAGCTCGACGACCTGGTTTTTTTCGACCCTTGTGCCTACCGGAGGCGATTGCCGGATCACGTGATCCGGTGGGACCGTTTCGCTTGCACTTTTAGTGAAGCGAGTACGCAAACCGGCGTTGACGACCGCCTCTTGCGCGTCGGCCGTCGTCATGCCGGTGTAGTCGCCCACGGCGACGCCGCCGCCAAAGCTTGAAAATGGTTTGCCGAAGAGTAGGTAACCGATCGCCGTTGCCGCTAGAAGCGCAGCGACCAGTCCAAAGGCGATCCAGCCAGAGGCGCGCGGCGGCCGCTCGTCTTCTCGTGCAGTGTCGAGCCGATCGGGCAACGGCGAGCGTCGGGGCGGCAAACGGGTCGAGGCCATGGCGGTCGTGGGAGCATCGTCGGAGATGCGATAACCCGCAATGCTCGGCCGCTCGCGTGCCTCGCGTAGCGCCGTCGCGAGTTCGCTCGCCGATGAGAACCGATTTTCCGGCTTCTTCTGCAAGAGGCGGTTCACGATTGCGGCGAGGGCCGGACTTACTCCGGTCGCGCGCGTATCGATCGCTGGCACGGGATCGCCGATGTGCTTGAGCGCTACGGTCACGGGGGATTCGCCCGTATAGGGAAGCTTTCCGGTCAGCATTTGATATAGCACGACGCCGAGGCTGTAAAGATCGGATGTCTCGTGTACGTCATGCTCTTGCGCCTGCTCCGGCGAGATGTAGTAGACACTGCCCATGACGAGGCCAGGTTTCGTGAGCGCCATCGTCTGCTGTGAAACCGCGCGCGCAATGCCGAAATCGGAGAGTTTCACGACATCGTCTTTAGTGACGAGGACGTTTGCCGGTTTGATGTCGCGATGCAGTAGCCCTTGTCGATGAGCATAGGCAAGCCCGCTGGCAATTTGCGCGGCGTAGTCGATCGCAACTTGTTCGGGCAGCCGGCCGTCGGCGGCGATAATTTCGGCGAGCGACGGACCATCGACGAGCTCCATCACGATAAAATAGGTATCGTCCTGACGCCCGACGTCGTACGTGTTGACGATATTCGGATGCGAGAGCTTCGCCGCCGATTCGGCCTCCTGGTAAAAGCGGCGAACGAACTCGTCGTCGGCGGCGTACTGCTCGCGGAGCACCTTCACCGCGACGCGCCGCCGCAATAGGATGTCCGTTCCGCAGTAGACGAGCGCCATGCCGCCCTCCCCGAGCTTGCGGTCGAGGCGGTAACGGTTATTAAAGATCTTCTCTTCGATCAACGCTTACGAGCCGGACGTCTGTAGTGCCGTACGCATGA
This Candidatus Eremiobacterota bacterium DNA region includes the following protein-coding sequences:
- the pknB gene encoding Stk1 family PASTA domain-containing Ser/Thr kinase, translating into MIEEKIFNNRYRLDRKLGEGGMALVYCGTDILLRRRVAVKVLREQYAADDEFVRRFYQEAESAAKLSHPNIVNTYDVGRQDDTYFIVMELVDGPSLAEIIAADGRLPEQVAIDYAAQIASGLAYAHRQGLLHRDIKPANVLVTKDDVVKLSDFGIARAVSQQTMALTKPGLVMGSVYYISPEQAQEHDVHETSDLYSLGVVLYQMLTGKLPYTGESPVTVALKHIGDPVPAIDTRATGVSPALAAIVNRLLQKKPENRFSSASELATALREARERPSIAGYRISDDAPTTAMASTRLPPRRSPLPDRLDTAREDERPPRASGWIAFGLVAALLAATAIGYLLFGKPFSSFGGGVAVGDYTGMTTADAQEAVVNAGLRTRFTKSASETVPPDHVIRQSPPVGTRVEKNQVVELVVSNGKPLRGLEDVRGYSMNDAERTLQQEGYALTIARRFDNTIRDNVIDQSPKPGTKVPDGSRVTLMVSNGPPPVVIPNFIGMSVEAAKALANQRGITLDTSQAVPGMPPDTVASQNVTQGTTVDRNAIVRVVVNNGMPNAAPSSENNPGPTATLPNVVGQDYDSARQMLTQAGFQFAVRYVQQSANNGTIVSQTPPAGEVEQGATVIVMLSVSGEVPDTVGMTAEDAIKTLHAYGYSVARWEYTTSVGAGGKVIGTDPSAGTPLTPGSSVAVTVNGTPPP